ATAAATCCTTTTGGAGGGTTTTTGATGGATAAGTAATGATGTGGTAGCTTTGCCTGTAAATTGGGCTTATTTCCTATCCATTTTATATTGTTGCGGCTCAATGTTTCCTTTTTATGACACGAACAGACCATTGAAGATTGCAAGTGTTGTAGCAATGAGTGATGCAATTGATTTGAGCGGGGATGGAGGGGTCCTCAAGAAAATTGTAAGGCATGCAAAACCAGATGCAATTGCTCCGACCCAAGACCTTCCCCTCGTTGATGGTATGAACTATATTATAGTGCTGTTGCTGATGTTTATTTGTTAATGGTGTAGTAACAACATTTTATAATTAACTCGAGCGGAATGACCTAGCAAACTTGTCTTTACTCTGTACCTATACTTTATGTTGGGCAGTTCATTATGAAGGCATTCTTGAGGAAACCAACGAAGTTTTTGATACGACACATGAAGATAACACGGTTTTCTCATTTGAGCTGGGGAAGGGCAGTGTAATCAAGGCTTGGGATATTGCAGTGAAAACCATGAAGGTCAAAATATGTTTCTGAGCTTCTCTTTAAGAAATTTAGTAGGTGTTCAAGTCTCCTGTTACATGTTTTATCTTCTGTTGGTTTCACCAGGTTGGGGAGATTGCTAAAATCACTTGCAAGCCAGAATATGCCTATGGAAGTGCGGGTTCTCCACCAGATATTCCACCAGAGTAATTTCATTGCTCTAACTTTTCTATCAAAGTTGTTCTTAGAGAAAACAATCAAAGATGCTAGTAACTTTGTGAActtatagatatatatatatgtccaTTGATATTCCAAAACAACGTTTTTGGAGAGATTAGTTCTATATGTTGATAGGACCTTGACCAGGCTTATTTCCGTCCCAAACGTGGGATTGTATAATACTTATTGGCAACAATTACATCCAAGccttgaaatatgaaataagaGTTATTAGGTTGTTGATCTTCGACACCCAACTTTAAACCAAGATATCTAATATATAGAAGTAGAATCTTCAGAAGCATGTTGGAAagaaaagtataaaaaaatcccGGTGGTAAGACTCCTTTAGGGTGGGGGTCGTCACCCACCCAAAACATCCAATTTGTGCATTAAGCATTTTGGCTTATGATTACATCCAAATGTTCATAAAAGTCTGCATCAGTTTGCTTTGTCAATCGTCCTTATTTCTTATCACAAATGGTGTCTCTTTACCATGTTTTTGTAACTAATGCATAGTCCATTACAAATATATCCTGCAGGGCAACCCTTATATTTGAGGTGGAGTTGGTGGCTTGCAATCCACGGAAGGGATTAAGTTTGGGTAGTGCCTCAGAAGAAAGGGCCAGGCTAGAGTAAGTTTTATGCTTTTATCTGTTCTGTGACTTGTTCTCGAGATATAGTGCAAGTCATATTGTTATCGTTATTCTTCTTGTTGGTTCCATTGAGATCTACCAACTTTCATAAACAGTATGATGGATTAAATTGCATATTGGTACTCACAACAGAGAACTGAAGAAGCAGAGGGAGATGGCTGCTGCaaacaaagaggaagagaagaagaagagagaagaggcgaaagctgctgctgctgctcgtATTCAAGCTAAGTTAGATGCCAAGAAGGGTGGAAAGGGAAAAGGCAAAGGAAAATAGGCGCGTAAATGCATATTTGCATGAACGTGATCCTATatatacaataaataaaattttatgcaTGAGTTAGACAGAACCGTGACCTTTGTGCAACTTCACAGTATGACTTTGAATGACCTATTATTTTATCTACTATAAGCTTATGTCAAGCATAATCAAGGTACTAGTGGGTTATTGTACTTCCCTTTTTTAGTATGGAAATATCTGAGATGTTGTATTTCAAATCCATGCTAGTGTTTACCCATGCTGAGTAATTGCTTTTCTTTACCGCCGGGTTAGATTGAAAATTTCGATTCTGATAAATTTCTGAGTTTGGAAGTTTTAATTCTAAGTGAATTTCGGAATTTTCAGATCAAATGTGTCTACCTCTTGGAAACTCAAACCATTAGGTCCGATACAAGTCCCGAGCAAACAAGCTTCTGTCATAAATTTCAGACCGATAAGATAATTCTATTAATACAGAtttgaagaaatcaaatcaaatacacAAAACTTGTAGTGAGGACATAATATTCTGCCATTCCAATGCCTATGTCACG
Above is a window of Prunus persica cultivar Lovell chromosome G2, Prunus_persica_NCBIv2, whole genome shotgun sequence DNA encoding:
- the LOC18785236 gene encoding peptidyl-prolyl cis-trans isomerase FKBP20-1; translation: MSDAIDLSGDGGVLKKIVRHAKPDAIAPTQDLPLVDVHYEGILEETNEVFDTTHEDNTVFSFELGKGSVIKAWDIAVKTMKVGEIAKITCKPEYAYGSAGSPPDIPPEATLIFEVELVACNPRKGLSLGSASEERARLEELKKQREMAAANKEEEKKKREEAKAAAAARIQAKLDAKKGGKGKGKGK